Genomic window (Gemmatimonadaceae bacterium):
TTCTGCTCGGATATCTCACCGAGGCGAACGAGGCGCTGCGCGCGACGTTCGGCGCGGTCGCGTTGCCGGAGAACGTCGCCCCCAGCGAGCTGGTCGGGCGGTCCGCGCCGCGATAAACCTGTTCGAGTGCCGAAGGGGGGACTCGAACCCCCACGAGCTTGCGCCCACTGGCTCCTGAAGCCAGCGCGTCTACCAATTCCACCACTTCGGCAGAGCAACCAAAGCTAGCCGTGCGCAGTGGATGCGTCAACGTATCCTGTGTTGCTGCGCGAAGATGGCTCGTCTAAGTTGCGACAACGCGCGAGGCTCCGAGCCGCAGCGCACACGCCGCGTCATCCCGCACATGCCCCCCCCAGCTCGTCCCTTAAAGTCCGGCTCAGGCTCCGCCAAGTCCGCGCGCACCGACGCGGCGAAGGACGAGATCCAGTCGATCGCGCGCAACAAGCGGGCGCGCTACGACTACCACATTCTCGAGACGTTCGAGGCGGGTCTGGTGCTCGTCGGGACCGAGGTAAAATCCCTCCGCGACGGGCGGGCGAACATCAGCGACGCTTACGGAATCGTGCGCGACGGTGAGCCATTTCTGCTCAACCTCCACATCTCGCCCTACGAACGGGGGGGTTACTCGAATCACGAGCCGGAACGGACCCGCAAACTGTTGCTCCACAGGAAGGAAATCCGTCGTCTGATAGGAGCCGTCGAGCGTCAAGGACTGACCCTGGTCCCGCTCGAGCTGTACTTCAAG
Coding sequences:
- the smpB gene encoding SsrA-binding protein SmpB, giving the protein MPPPARPLKSGSGSAKSARTDAAKDEIQSIARNKRARYDYHILETFEAGLVLVGTEVKSLRDGRANISDAYGIVRDGEPFLLNLHISPYERGGYSNHEPERTRKLLLHRKEIRRLIGAVERQGLTLVPLELYFKNGVAKVALALAKGKKVHDKRDTERTRDAEREMARVARSR